In Phreatobacter aquaticus, a single genomic region encodes these proteins:
- a CDS encoding S1C family serine protease, with protein sequence MSFLSSSPLRLALALACAAAIQIPTADAQSGRNRRGGNSDVDITVINRSDAIVNNIFVTAVDDPAWGEDRLGSDTLAAGRRKRFNLEIGRQCRYDMRAVYESGREETRFGVDLCQRSEITLDGRTQTTASDLQRQGPIGLFIVRNRTGNTLQTLKLTSENGDESDDVLGSSVVNDGGTYTGRIRRADGCTYDLLATFDGAEDRTVARRNLCTNREVVMAAERDAPPAGTPAPSGPEVVVEFQNRSAVSMQNLYVRERGRSGWGPDRLGNDTVAARANFTVRMPRGRTCAYDVKVVFDGAPDQVRENVDLCEMREFVVTGPALVTGRGQQKSRPSARSGGEARTLSVSILNEGTNPIESLFVSSSKVSSWGDDMLGTNRIAPGARFQATVERDDQCNYDLRILYTGGREERRMRQNLCDRREVAFGGPNAFRIDGGGPDNGRKVVLTNTGRNDVRELYLTPVTDTHWGDDRLGSETMPRRFRLELRLPNEGGCRWDMKLVYEGGQTIERRDQDLCATPEIAVGRPNRPGQVASTGTGFYITATGHVLTNHHVIDGCSTVAISRPGGQRIPLRLIGADEGADLAVLQQDNTTSQPLSLRGDGATPIRAGERVVLVGYPARSQLGGVNVTEGLVSGMRGALGDQTRFQYTAPTQPGNSGGPVIDASGLVVGVVVSQIDKISGERSAQNINFGIKLDLVRTFLAANGVTAAERAPDGSLPTADILQNSDQSVLPLDCLE encoded by the coding sequence ATGTCGTTCCTTTCGTCATCACCCCTCAGGCTGGCATTGGCGCTGGCCTGCGCTGCCGCCATCCAGATCCCGACGGCGGATGCCCAGTCCGGCCGCAACCGCCGCGGCGGCAATTCCGATGTCGACATCACGGTGATCAACCGGTCCGACGCGATCGTGAACAACATCTTCGTCACCGCGGTCGACGACCCGGCCTGGGGCGAGGATCGCCTCGGCAGCGACACACTGGCTGCGGGACGCCGCAAGCGCTTCAACCTCGAGATCGGGCGGCAGTGCCGCTATGACATGCGCGCCGTGTACGAAAGCGGCCGCGAGGAGACCCGTTTCGGCGTCGACCTGTGCCAGCGCAGCGAGATCACCCTCGACGGCCGCACCCAGACGACCGCCTCCGATCTCCAGCGGCAGGGACCGATCGGCCTGTTCATCGTGCGCAATCGCACCGGCAATACGCTCCAGACCCTGAAGCTGACCTCCGAGAATGGCGACGAGAGCGACGACGTGCTCGGCTCCTCGGTGGTCAATGACGGCGGTACCTATACCGGTCGCATCCGTCGCGCGGACGGCTGCACCTATGATCTGCTCGCGACCTTCGATGGCGCCGAGGATCGCACCGTGGCGCGCCGCAACCTCTGCACCAACCGAGAGGTGGTCATGGCAGCCGAGCGCGACGCCCCCCCGGCGGGGACGCCCGCTCCCAGCGGACCGGAGGTTGTGGTCGAGTTCCAGAACCGCTCGGCGGTGTCGATGCAGAATCTCTATGTCCGCGAACGTGGACGCAGCGGCTGGGGGCCGGACCGCCTCGGCAACGACACCGTTGCCGCCCGCGCCAACTTCACCGTGCGCATGCCGCGCGGTCGCACCTGCGCCTATGACGTGAAGGTGGTGTTCGACGGTGCGCCCGATCAGGTGCGAGAGAACGTCGATCTGTGCGAGATGCGCGAATTCGTCGTCACGGGTCCAGCCCTCGTCACCGGCCGCGGCCAGCAGAAGTCGCGGCCGAGCGCGCGCAGCGGCGGCGAGGCCCGCACGCTCTCGGTGTCCATCCTCAACGAAGGTACCAACCCGATCGAGTCGCTGTTCGTCTCCTCGTCGAAGGTCTCAAGCTGGGGCGATGACATGCTCGGCACCAACCGCATCGCCCCCGGCGCGCGGTTCCAGGCGACCGTGGAACGCGACGACCAGTGCAACTATGACCTGCGCATCCTCTACACCGGCGGCCGCGAGGAGCGGCGCATGCGCCAGAACCTGTGTGATCGCCGGGAAGTGGCCTTCGGCGGCCCGAACGCCTTCCGCATCGACGGCGGTGGCCCGGACAACGGCCGCAAGGTCGTGCTGACCAATACCGGCCGCAACGATGTGCGCGAACTCTATCTGACCCCGGTCACCGATACCCATTGGGGCGATGACCGCCTGGGCTCGGAGACCATGCCGCGCCGGTTCCGTCTCGAACTGCGCCTGCCCAACGAGGGCGGCTGCCGTTGGGACATGAAGCTGGTCTATGAAGGCGGCCAGACGATCGAGCGCCGTGACCAGGACCTCTGCGCCACCCCGGAGATCGCGGTCGGCCGTCCCAATCGTCCGGGCCAGGTGGCATCCACCGGCACGGGCTTCTACATCACCGCCACCGGCCATGTGCTGACCAACCACCATGTCATTGATGGCTGCTCGACGGTTGCGATCTCGCGTCCGGGCGGCCAGCGCATCCCGCTTCGGCTGATCGGTGCCGACGAAGGTGCCGACCTCGCCGTGCTCCAGCAGGACAACACGACGTCGCAGCCCTTGTCGCTGCGCGGCGATGGCGCCACTCCGATCCGGGCCGGCGAACGTGTCGTGCTGGTGGGCTACCCCGCCCGGTCGCAGCTTGGCGGCGTCAATGTCACCGAGGGCCTCGTCTCCGGCATGCGCGGCGCGCTCGGCGACCAGACCCGCTTCCAGTATACGGCGCCGACGCAGCCCGGCAATTCGGGCGGCCCGGTGATCGATGCTTCGGGCCTGGTGGTCGGCGTGGTCGTGTCGCAGATCGACAAGATCTCCGGCGAGCGCAGCGCGCAGAACATCAATTTCGGGATCAAGCTCGATCTGGTCCGCACCTTCCTCGCCGCCAATGGCGTGACGGCGGCGGAGCGGGCGCCGGATGGTTCGCTGCCGACCGCCGACATCCTGCAGAATTCCGACCAGTCGGTGCTGCCGCTCGACTGCCTGGAATGA
- a CDS encoding ABC transporter permease, with translation MSAVSTESVVAPAPARRNSAIERLTRDKLALAAAVILVAVIIAAMLAPWLAPNDPYLTNTRLRMLPPVWEARGRPQFLLGTDGLGRCMLSRILYGTRATLMMGLAATAIGGSIGLLLGLFTAFYRKADGWIMHFSDILLSFPAILLGLAFAAVVGPGMTAVVISLAVSTIPVVTRVTRGSALVVMGQDFIEAGRSIGLSDRTLLVRYLGLNCISSVFVYLTLRFGQVILLGAALSFLGLGAQPPAAELGTMASSGRNELFLAPHIAIIPSLVIVIIVLCANVLGDALRDLLDPRLRNG, from the coding sequence ATGAGCGCCGTATCGACTGAGAGCGTCGTCGCCCCCGCGCCGGCTCGCCGCAATTCGGCGATCGAGCGCCTGACCCGCGACAAGCTGGCGCTGGCCGCAGCCGTGATCCTCGTGGCTGTCATCATCGCGGCCATGCTTGCGCCGTGGCTCGCCCCCAACGACCCCTATCTGACCAATACCCGCCTGCGCATGCTGCCGCCGGTCTGGGAAGCGCGGGGCCGCCCGCAATTCCTGCTCGGCACTGACGGGCTCGGGCGCTGCATGCTGTCGCGCATCCTTTACGGGACACGCGCGACCCTCATGATGGGCCTGGCCGCAACAGCGATTGGCGGCAGCATTGGCTTGCTGCTCGGCCTGTTCACCGCCTTCTACCGCAAGGCCGACGGGTGGATCATGCATTTCTCGGACATCCTGCTGTCGTTCCCGGCCATCCTTCTTGGCCTGGCCTTCGCGGCAGTGGTCGGCCCGGGCATGACCGCCGTGGTCATCTCACTTGCGGTCTCCACCATTCCGGTGGTCACGCGTGTCACCCGTGGTTCGGCGCTGGTGGTCATGGGGCAGGATTTCATCGAGGCCGGCCGTTCGATCGGCTTGTCCGATCGAACCCTGCTGGTGCGCTATCTTGGCCTGAACTGCATCTCGTCGGTCTTCGTCTACCTGACGTTGCGCTTCGGCCAGGTTATCCTGCTTGGCGCGGCGCTGTCGTTCCTCGGGCTCGGAGCCCAGCCGCCGGCCGCCGAACTCGGCACGATGGCCTCGTCTGGGCGCAACGAGCTGTTCCTGGCTCCGCATATCGCGATCATCCCGAGCCTGGTCATTGTGATCATCGTGCTGTGCGCCAACGTGCTTGGCGATGCCCTGCGCGACCTGCTCGATCCCCGGCTCCGGAACGGCTGA
- a CDS encoding amidohydrolase family protein — translation MPVTLIKSAAWVVAFDGRKHTYMRDADVAFDGNTIIHVGPGFEGKAATTIDGAGMLVMPGLVNVHSHPSSEPMAKGWNDELGSPKLYQSALYEFMPLFRADAGGAPNPDDIPASATVAYSELLLSGVTTLVDMSVAWNGWVDTFAASGLRGVLSPMYRSARWFTKNGYVVEYEWAKDEGMAAMEAAMKVLDEAAKHPSGRMSGMVSPSQIDTCSPALIKASFAEAKKRKLPFQIHAAQSVVEFHEITRRHGMTPVEWLGSLGVLSDRSLIGHGIFMDHHTSVHWPRRDDLQDLVDTGTTVAHCPTVFQRRGIALQTFGEYVRRGVNMAIGTDTYPHNMIEEMRAVAITSRLVAEDVYDTRSSDVFNAATLGGAKALGRKDIGRLAVGAKADIVLVDTTMACMKPLRDPVRSMIYAAAERAIRTVFVDGTKVVDGGKVLTMDLDAASAQLEVAQKRAEAGVKSLDWAKRDHLKISPLMFPPAKGS, via the coding sequence ATGCCCGTTACCCTCATCAAGTCAGCCGCCTGGGTCGTTGCCTTCGACGGGCGCAAGCACACCTATATGCGGGATGCGGATGTTGCCTTTGATGGCAACACGATCATCCATGTCGGCCCGGGTTTCGAGGGCAAGGCGGCGACCACGATCGACGGCGCCGGCATGCTGGTCATGCCGGGCCTGGTCAATGTCCATTCCCATCCCTCGTCCGAGCCCATGGCCAAGGGCTGGAACGACGAGCTTGGCTCGCCCAAGCTCTACCAGTCGGCGCTCTATGAATTCATGCCGCTGTTCCGGGCCGATGCCGGCGGCGCGCCGAACCCGGACGACATCCCGGCCTCCGCGACCGTTGCCTATTCCGAACTGCTCCTCTCCGGCGTGACCACGCTGGTCGATATGTCGGTCGCCTGGAACGGCTGGGTCGACACGTTCGCGGCCTCCGGCCTGCGCGGCGTGCTGTCGCCCATGTACCGCTCGGCCCGCTGGTTCACCAAGAACGGCTATGTCGTCGAATATGAATGGGCCAAGGACGAGGGCATGGCGGCGATGGAAGCCGCGATGAAGGTGCTCGACGAGGCGGCAAAGCATCCCTCGGGTCGCATGTCGGGCATGGTCTCACCGAGCCAGATCGACACCTGCTCGCCGGCCCTCATCAAGGCGAGCTTCGCCGAAGCCAAGAAGCGCAAGCTGCCCTTCCAGATTCACGCGGCCCAGTCGGTCGTCGAGTTCCACGAGATCACCCGCCGCCACGGCATGACGCCGGTGGAATGGCTGGGGTCGCTCGGCGTCCTGTCCGACCGCTCGCTGATCGGCCACGGCATCTTCATGGACCATCACACCTCGGTCCACTGGCCGCGCCGCGATGACCTGCAGGATCTGGTTGATACCGGCACAACGGTCGCCCATTGCCCGACCGTGTTCCAGCGCCGCGGCATCGCGCTGCAGACCTTCGGCGAATATGTCCGCCGCGGCGTCAATATGGCGATCGGCACCGACACCTATCCGCACAACATGATCGAGGAGATGCGCGCCGTCGCGATCACCTCGCGGCTGGTCGCCGAGGATGTCTACGACACCCGCTCCTCCGACGTGTTCAACGCGGCGACGCTGGGCGGCGCCAAGGCGCTGGGCCGCAAGGATATCGGCCGCCTCGCTGTCGGCGCCAAGGCCGACATCGTGCTGGTCGACACCACCATGGCCTGCATGAAGCCGCTGCGCGATCCCGTGCGCTCCATGATCTATGCGGCGGCCGAGCGCGCCATCAGGACGGTCTTCGTCGACGGCACCAAGGTGGTGGATGGCGGCAAGGTCCTGACCATGGACCTTGATGCCGCCTCCGCCCAGCTCGAAGTGGCGCAGAAGCGCGCCGAGGCCGGGGTGAAGAGCCTCGACTGGGCCAAGCGCGATCACCTGAAGATCTCGCCGCTGATGTTCCCGCCCGCCAAGGGTTCGTGA
- a CDS encoding serine hydrolase domain-containing protein — MSAAATPIPTAAETDPEVLGWMKGFPPAEDRTITFENGSFRSFPELRWAWSNIRQLVPTVNVWRGPGPASALPRAERAIGGSRSTTMDGRPMTFDQMLQETYADGIAVLHKGKLVYERYFGALKPHKPHIGMSVTKSFTGTLAGILVAEGKIDPKAPVTDYVPELKASAFGDASVRQVMDMTTGLKYTEIYTDKNSDVWGLRKANGMAPREPGYQGATTIFDFLCAQEKQGEHGQVFAYKTVNTDVLAWICRRASGMTLSDLLSDRIWAPMGAEEDAHYHVDRIGTESGGGGLSTTLRDLARFGETMRNHGHFNGRQIVPASVVEDIERGADPAQFAPAGYPTLPGASYRNQWWVSHNAHGAYMARGVYGQGIYIDPKAEMVIARYASHPAAGNAANDPITLPAYMALAKDLIAEG, encoded by the coding sequence ATGTCCGCCGCAGCCACGCCCATTCCCACCGCAGCAGAGACCGATCCGGAGGTGCTGGGCTGGATGAAAGGGTTCCCGCCCGCCGAGGACCGGACGATCACTTTCGAGAACGGCTCGTTCCGCTCGTTCCCGGAACTGCGCTGGGCGTGGAGCAACATCCGCCAGCTGGTGCCGACCGTGAATGTCTGGCGCGGCCCAGGACCGGCCTCCGCCCTGCCGCGCGCCGAGCGCGCCATCGGCGGATCGCGCTCCACCACCATGGACGGCCGGCCCATGACGTTCGACCAGATGCTTCAGGAAACCTATGCCGACGGCATTGCCGTGCTGCACAAGGGCAAGCTCGTCTACGAGCGCTATTTCGGCGCGCTGAAGCCGCACAAGCCGCATATCGGCATGTCGGTCACCAAGTCCTTCACCGGAACGCTTGCCGGCATTCTCGTGGCGGAAGGAAAGATCGATCCCAAGGCGCCGGTCACCGACTACGTGCCGGAACTGAAGGCCAGCGCCTTCGGGGATGCCAGCGTCCGTCAGGTCATGGATATGACCACCGGCCTCAAATACACAGAGATCTACACCGACAAGAATTCCGACGTCTGGGGTCTCCGGAAGGCCAATGGCATGGCGCCGCGTGAGCCCGGCTATCAGGGCGCTACCACCATCTTCGATTTCCTCTGCGCCCAGGAGAAGCAGGGCGAGCATGGCCAGGTTTTCGCCTACAAGACCGTCAATACCGACGTGCTTGCCTGGATCTGCCGGCGCGCCAGCGGCATGACGCTGTCAGACCTGCTCTCGGATCGCATCTGGGCACCGATGGGCGCGGAAGAAGACGCGCATTACCACGTCGACCGCATCGGAACAGAGAGCGGCGGCGGCGGTCTGTCGACGACATTGCGCGACCTCGCGCGCTTCGGCGAGACCATGCGCAACCACGGGCACTTCAATGGCCGCCAGATCGTCCCGGCTTCTGTGGTCGAGGACATCGAGCGCGGCGCGGATCCGGCGCAATTCGCTCCCGCTGGCTACCCAACCCTGCCCGGCGCGTCCTATCGGAACCAGTGGTGGGTCAGCCACAATGCGCACGGAGCCTATATGGCGCGTGGCGTCTACGGCCAGGGCATCTATATCGACCCCAAGGCCGAGATGGTGATCGCGCGCTATGCCTCCCATCCCGCTGCAGGCAATGCCGCGAACGACCCGATCACCCTGCCCGCCTATATGGCGCTGGCGAAGGATCTGATCGCCGAAGGCTGA
- a CDS encoding amidohydrolase codes for MSILPKADVVLRGGRVFVGYGRPVVEAVALWSGKVLAVGPSADLEPLIGPSTKVVELRGRLATPGLFEAHAHLLPMGVAMAEVDARPKNAGTLDELLGLIKAAAATKKPGEWIMARGYDHFQLDVKRHPHRSELDAAAPNNPVYLVRTCGHLAVVNSLALKMAGITKSSPVPAGGAIEQVNGDLTGLLAENGRLPVKAVLSPVSDEDLVAGIERGAKYMNSFGITSTMDAAVGIHSKYREMVAYRTAVRTGRQPIRVTQCLLDIPEGILDQCYDEGLVTGSGDDMLRIGPVKIFTDGSAGGKTAAMTKVYAGEEETHGIYCLTDKEMEEATMAVHAKGYHLAVHAIGDGAIEQTLVAMEKALAKYPDADRRHRIEHCGFNTMDQMKRMRKAGIEPVPQPIFIYDFGDLYQSVMPDERPAQSYPMKTWIDMGFRPAASTDAPVCDANIYPNFYTMLTRKTSKGTVIGGNEAISIERALQAYTEFGAYVNKCEDHRGTLVPGMAADVAVFSRDLLTASPEDILHDTRCDLTILGGACVYDATGEWGR; via the coding sequence ATGTCGATCCTTCCGAAAGCCGATGTTGTCTTGCGGGGAGGTCGCGTCTTCGTCGGCTATGGCAGGCCCGTTGTGGAAGCCGTGGCGCTCTGGTCTGGCAAGGTGCTGGCAGTCGGCCCCTCGGCTGACCTGGAGCCGCTGATCGGACCGTCGACGAAGGTTGTCGAATTGCGCGGGCGGCTCGCCACGCCCGGTCTGTTCGAGGCCCACGCCCACCTCCTGCCCATGGGCGTCGCCATGGCCGAGGTCGATGCCCGGCCGAAGAACGCCGGCACGCTCGACGAACTGCTTGGGCTGATCAAGGCGGCCGCCGCCACCAAGAAGCCCGGCGAATGGATCATGGCGCGCGGCTATGACCATTTCCAGCTCGACGTGAAGCGCCATCCTCACCGTTCCGAGCTCGATGCCGCTGCCCCCAACAATCCGGTCTATCTGGTACGCACCTGTGGCCATCTGGCGGTCGTCAATTCGCTGGCGCTCAAGATGGCCGGCATCACCAAGTCGTCCCCGGTCCCGGCCGGCGGCGCGATCGAGCAGGTCAACGGCGACCTGACCGGCCTGCTGGCCGAGAACGGCCGCCTGCCGGTCAAGGCCGTGCTGTCGCCGGTGAGCGACGAGGACCTGGTTGCCGGCATCGAGCGCGGTGCCAAATACATGAACTCGTTCGGCATCACCTCGACCATGGATGCCGCTGTCGGCATTCACTCGAAATACCGCGAGATGGTCGCCTACCGCACCGCCGTGCGCACCGGCCGCCAGCCGATCCGTGTGACCCAGTGCCTGCTCGACATTCCCGAGGGGATCCTCGACCAGTGCTACGACGAGGGGCTGGTCACCGGCTCCGGCGACGACATGCTGCGCATCGGCCCGGTGAAGATCTTCACCGACGGTTCCGCTGGCGGCAAGACCGCCGCGATGACCAAGGTCTATGCTGGCGAGGAAGAGACCCACGGCATCTACTGTCTCACCGACAAGGAGATGGAAGAGGCCACCATGGCGGTCCACGCCAAGGGTTATCATCTCGCGGTCCATGCCATTGGCGACGGCGCGATTGAGCAGACCCTGGTTGCGATGGAAAAGGCGCTCGCCAAATATCCGGACGCCGATCGCCGCCACCGCATCGAGCATTGCGGCTTCAACACGATGGATCAGATGAAGCGCATGCGGAAGGCCGGCATCGAGCCGGTGCCGCAGCCGATCTTCATCTATGACTTCGGCGACCTCTATCAGTCGGTCATGCCCGATGAGCGGCCGGCCCAGAGCTATCCGATGAAGACCTGGATCGACATGGGCTTCCGCCCGGCTGCATCGACCGATGCCCCGGTCTGCGATGCCAACATCTATCCGAATTTCTACACGATGCTGACCCGCAAGACCTCCAAGGGCACGGTGATCGGCGGCAACGAGGCGATCTCCATCGAGCGCGCGCTGCAGGCCTATACCGAGTTCGGCGCATATGTGAACAAGTGCGAGGACCACCGCGGCACCCTGGTGCCCGGCATGGCTGCCGATGTCGCAGTCTTCTCGCGCGACTTGCTCACGGCCAGCCCTGAGGACATTCTGCACGACACGCGCTGCGACCTGACCATCCTGGGCGGGGCCTGCGTGTACGATGCGACCGGCGAGTGGGGGCGCTGA
- a CDS encoding ABC transporter substrate-binding protein: protein MSARRTSLLAAALVGAVACAAPALAQQQTSITVVREVDSDRYDPHRSTARAASEVLFMLADTLVSLDHDMTSIKPGLAESWTVSPDGKTYTFKLRQDVQFCDGKKMTADDVVYSIKRWIDPATRSPVSWRAGPVEDIVAKDAYTVEYRLKAPFSELLYQLTQSFAVVIDKANVDALGADFGVRGFNGTGPYCWGEWRPRNDMRMRRHDAYRWGPPIYENRGPAHIQEVIWRIVPEENTRLAAVLTGQSQVTQYIPYSGLAQIRANRNLRVVENAAAFWTYFIGFKVDKAGVDDPAVRRAIVMAVDQEAISRDLNFGETEPAYSYIHQAATDWNKAVDPMLIRTNVAEANRILDAAGWVRGADGFRAKNGVRLSPLVYGFTGSTWQKLMETVQGDLRKIGVDLRIQLFDATVAWGKLATQEFDLFGMSFPYITAGDALNLYFRSANAPTPNRMNWKDAATDRLLQAGMTASSDSERAVAYGEVLRQVHEAAVWIPLYHEPMKIAASNRLAAFKAHNIYGCGLYKGLDLRFIR from the coding sequence ATGAGTGCCCGACGAACTTCCCTCCTGGCCGCTGCCCTGGTCGGCGCGGTCGCCTGCGCGGCGCCAGCCCTCGCGCAGCAGCAGACCTCGATCACAGTCGTCCGCGAGGTCGATTCCGACCGTTACGACCCGCATCGCTCGACGGCCCGTGCTGCCTCCGAAGTGCTGTTCATGCTCGCCGACACACTTGTGTCGCTCGACCACGACATGACATCGATCAAGCCGGGTCTTGCCGAGAGCTGGACCGTCTCGCCCGATGGCAAGACCTACACGTTCAAGCTGCGCCAGGACGTCCAGTTCTGCGACGGCAAGAAGATGACGGCTGACGACGTCGTCTATTCGATCAAGCGCTGGATCGACCCGGCGACCCGCTCGCCGGTCAGCTGGCGTGCCGGCCCGGTCGAGGACATCGTCGCCAAGGACGCCTACACCGTCGAATATCGCCTGAAGGCCCCCTTCTCGGAGCTGCTCTACCAACTCACCCAGAGCTTTGCCGTCGTCATCGACAAGGCCAATGTCGACGCGCTCGGCGCCGATTTCGGCGTGCGCGGCTTCAACGGCACCGGTCCCTATTGCTGGGGCGAATGGCGCCCGCGCAACGACATGCGCATGCGCCGCCACGATGCCTATCGCTGGGGCCCGCCGATCTATGAGAACCGCGGCCCGGCGCATATCCAGGAAGTCATCTGGCGCATCGTCCCCGAGGAGAACACCCGCCTTGCCGCCGTTCTGACCGGCCAGAGCCAGGTGACGCAGTACATTCCCTATTCGGGCCTCGCCCAGATCCGTGCCAACCGGAACCTGCGCGTCGTCGAGAATGCGGCGGCGTTCTGGACCTATTTCATCGGCTTCAAGGTCGACAAGGCCGGCGTCGACGATCCGGCCGTGCGCCGCGCCATCGTCATGGCTGTCGATCAGGAGGCGATCTCCCGCGACCTGAACTTCGGCGAGACCGAGCCGGCCTATTCCTACATCCACCAGGCCGCGACCGACTGGAACAAGGCGGTCGATCCGATGCTCATCCGCACCAATGTTGCCGAGGCCAACCGCATTCTCGACGCGGCCGGCTGGGTGCGTGGTGCTGACGGCTTCCGCGCCAAGAACGGCGTGCGTCTGTCGCCTCTGGTCTATGGCTTCACCGGCTCGACCTGGCAGAAGCTGATGGAAACCGTGCAGGGCGACTTGCGCAAGATCGGTGTCGACCTGCGCATCCAGCTGTTCGATGCGACGGTGGCATGGGGCAAGCTTGCCACGCAGGAATTCGACCTGTTCGGCATGTCCTTCCCCTACATCACCGCCGGTGACGCGCTGAACCTCTATTTCCGCTCGGCCAACGCGCCGACGCCGAACCGGATGAACTGGAAGGATGCCGCCACGGACCGGCTGCTTCAGGCCGGCATGACGGCGTCGTCGGACAGCGAGCGCGCAGTGGCCTATGGCGAGGTACTCCGGCAAGTCCATGAGGCCGCCGTGTGGATCCCGCTCTACCACGAGCCGATGAAGATCGCCGCGTCGAACCGTCTGGCGGCGTTCAAGGCGCACAACATCTATGGCTGCGGCCTCTACAAGGGTCTCGACCTGCGCTTCATCCGCTGA
- a CDS encoding ABC transporter permease → MGSHLVHRLLLSVPVLFGVLLLGFLLLQLVPGDVAQVIGGPQATPEVLESIRREMGLDKPLVVQFFLYITRVLRGDLGYSMINNTPVISELADAVGPTAELMVACLIWSVPLGIVLGTIAAVHRGKLLDRLVIAISVAGVSTPVFFIALMLIMYVGYYWELLPFLGREGPIWTLDGLAHIALPALTLGLTFIGPVARMTRTAALEVMNADYVRTARAKGLNERTVIIQHVLRNALIPVVTLIGLQAGFLLGGAVVTETIFSWPGVGRLAVGAILARDLPVAQGSILVLAVSFIVINLIVDLLYGVLDPRVSKR, encoded by the coding sequence ATGGGTTCCCACCTCGTTCACCGCCTTCTTCTGTCGGTGCCGGTCCTTTTCGGCGTGCTTCTTCTTGGCTTCCTGCTGCTCCAGCTCGTGCCTGGCGACGTCGCGCAGGTGATCGGCGGTCCGCAGGCGACGCCCGAAGTGCTTGAGAGCATCCGTCGCGAGATGGGCCTCGACAAGCCGCTGGTCGTCCAGTTCTTCCTCTACATAACCCGGGTGCTGCGGGGCGACCTCGGCTATTCGATGATCAACAACACGCCGGTGATCTCGGAACTCGCCGATGCCGTCGGGCCGACCGCCGAACTCATGGTCGCCTGCCTGATCTGGTCGGTGCCGCTCGGCATCGTGCTCGGCACGATCGCTGCCGTTCATCGTGGCAAGCTGCTCGACCGTCTGGTCATTGCCATCTCGGTTGCTGGCGTCTCGACCCCGGTCTTCTTCATCGCCCTCATGCTGATCATGTATGTCGGCTACTATTGGGAATTGCTGCCCTTCCTCGGGCGCGAGGGGCCGATCTGGACGCTCGATGGTCTCGCCCACATAGCCCTGCCGGCACTGACCCTTGGCCTCACTTTCATCGGGCCGGTGGCGCGCATGACGCGCACTGCCGCCCTCGAGGTCATGAACGCGGACTATGTCCGCACAGCCCGGGCGAAAGGTCTCAATGAGCGCACCGTCATCATCCAGCACGTGCTGCGCAACGCGCTGATCCCGGTCGTGACGCTGATCGGCCTGCAGGCCGGCTTCCTGCTCGGTGGCGCTGTGGTCACCGAAACCATCTTCTCCTGGCCCGGCGTCGGTCGGCTGGCGGTCGGTGCCATCCTGGCGCGCGACTTGCCTGTCGCGCAGGGCTCCATCCTCGTTCTGGCTGTGTCCTTCATCGTGATCAATCTCATCGTCGATCTGCTCTACGGCGTTCTCGATCCGCGGGTGAGCAAGCGATGA